The following are from one region of the Stigmatella ashevillena genome:
- a CDS encoding ParB/RepB/Spo0J family partition protein, translating into MLNAGDKHKRALGRGLSALIPQAAPAPAASPEAAKAGVLKLPIEAIHRDTAQPRRHFDEAKLAELTESIKAQGLLQPVLVRKDGQGYKLIAGERRWRAAQAAGLHELPAIVREVTEGQAFELALVENLQRSDLNPMEEAEGYHRLVEEFKLTQEQVSQRVGKERSTVANALRLLGLPDDVKALVAEGALSMGHARALLGVPRLPELQALATRVVEEKLSVRDTEKLVQQKRPPKKEAGKPPKQSPQVKALVEELQRLLGTKVRLAEKGQGKGTLEVDYFSYDDLDRLLKLLRKE; encoded by the coding sequence GTGCTGAACGCAGGAGACAAACACAAGAGGGCGCTGGGCCGAGGCCTCTCCGCCCTGATTCCGCAGGCGGCCCCTGCGCCCGCGGCGAGCCCCGAGGCCGCCAAGGCCGGGGTGCTCAAGCTGCCCATCGAGGCCATCCACCGGGACACCGCCCAGCCGCGCCGTCACTTCGACGAGGCGAAGCTGGCCGAGCTCACCGAGTCCATCAAGGCGCAGGGGCTGCTCCAGCCGGTGCTCGTGCGCAAGGACGGGCAGGGCTACAAGCTCATCGCCGGCGAGCGGCGCTGGCGCGCGGCGCAGGCGGCGGGGCTGCACGAGCTGCCCGCCATCGTGCGCGAAGTCACCGAGGGCCAGGCCTTCGAGCTGGCGCTGGTGGAGAACCTCCAGCGCTCGGACCTGAACCCCATGGAAGAGGCGGAGGGCTACCACCGCCTGGTGGAGGAGTTCAAACTCACGCAGGAGCAGGTCAGCCAGCGCGTGGGCAAGGAGCGCTCCACGGTGGCCAATGCCCTGCGGCTGTTGGGGCTGCCGGACGATGTGAAGGCGCTGGTGGCCGAAGGGGCGCTGAGCATGGGGCATGCGCGCGCGCTGCTCGGGGTGCCGCGGCTGCCGGAGTTGCAGGCGCTGGCCACGCGCGTGGTGGAGGAGAAGCTCTCGGTGCGCGACACCGAGAAGCTGGTGCAGCAGAAGCGTCCTCCGAAGAAGGAAGCGGGAAAGCCACCCAAGCAGAGCCCCCAGGTGAAGGCGCTGGTGGAGGAGCTCCAGCGGCTGCTGGGCACCAAGGTGCGCCTGGCCGAAAAAGGCCAAGGAAAAGGGACCCTGGAGGTGGACTACTTCTCGTACGATGACCTCGACAGGCTTTTGAAGCTTCTCAGGAAGGAGTAG
- a CDS encoding ParA family protein has protein sequence MGRIICISNQKGGVGKTTTAINLAASLASAERRTLLVDMDPQGNAGSGLGLKREMLQGTIYDALLAGRPMRELLHPTELRFLQVVPATPDLTGAEVELVNQERREFRLREALRPLAADYDYILIDCPPSLGLLTLNALVAADSVLIPLQCEYYALEGLSQLTHTVELVQQGLNPGLKMEGILLTMFDSRANIANQVVEEARGYFKDQVFTSVVPRNVRLAECPSFGKPIILYDIKSKGCESYLALGREIMNREGHKPSKRHVA, from the coding sequence GTGGGTCGAATCATCTGCATCTCGAACCAGAAGGGCGGCGTCGGAAAGACCACCACCGCCATCAACCTCGCGGCGAGCCTGGCCTCGGCCGAGCGCCGCACGCTGCTGGTGGACATGGACCCCCAGGGCAACGCGGGCAGTGGGCTGGGGCTGAAGCGCGAGATGCTCCAGGGCACCATCTACGACGCACTGCTCGCCGGGCGTCCGATGCGCGAGCTGCTTCACCCCACCGAGCTGCGCTTCCTCCAGGTGGTGCCGGCCACGCCGGACCTCACCGGCGCGGAGGTGGAGCTTGTGAACCAGGAGCGCCGCGAGTTCCGCCTGCGCGAGGCGCTGCGCCCGCTGGCCGCCGACTACGACTACATCCTCATCGACTGTCCGCCGTCCCTGGGGCTGCTCACGCTCAACGCGCTGGTGGCCGCGGACTCGGTGCTCATCCCGCTCCAGTGCGAGTACTACGCGCTGGAGGGCCTCTCGCAGCTCACGCACACGGTGGAGCTGGTGCAGCAGGGGCTCAACCCGGGGCTGAAGATGGAGGGCATCCTGCTCACCATGTTCGACTCGCGCGCGAACATCGCCAACCAGGTGGTGGAGGAGGCGCGGGGCTACTTCAAGGACCAGGTGTTCACCTCGGTGGTGCCGCGCAACGTGCGGCTCGCCGAGTGCCCCTCCTTCGGAAAGCCCATCATCCTCTACGACATCAAGTCCAAGGGCTGTGAGAGCTACCTGGCGCTGGGCCGGGAGATCATGAACCGCGAGGGCCACAAGCCCTCCAAGCGTCACGTGGCCTGA
- a CDS encoding sigma 54-interacting transcriptional regulator, which translates to MYAWLTLWRVPTAPHDVTPDGERDRLQQERDFYRSLLELGARDSLEPFLEEALALSASMSGAKRGYIELLEDQHHEGPPRFWMAHGCYDEEVEEIRATFSRGVIAEALATGQTIVTESALRDPRFGSRNSVRRNRSEAVLCAPIGASPTLGVVYLQDRHQPGPFSEEDRKRLEIFARYLATFAERLLTLHRQREAADATQPFRGRLRAEGVIGRSASLARVLEQVSLVAPLDVNVLLTGPSGTGKTQLARVIHDNSPRASHPFLELNCAALPETLVESELFGVLPGAHSTASRKVEGKVAAAEGGTLFLDEVGDLPLTSQAKLLQLLQSREYFPLGGTRPQRADVRILAATNVDLRAAVARRTFREDLLYRLEVLPVRLPSLAERPEDLLELAEYFCASACEQHHLPRLRLSPGALRAVEAAEWPGNVRELAHKVQAAVIRASGEGVARIERRHLFPEAKAEGTRGPEPLTFQEATRRFQEQLLLKTLEDTAWNITEAAGKLELSRSHIYNLIAAFGLERRKP; encoded by the coding sequence ATGTACGCTTGGCTTACACTCTGGCGTGTGCCCACCGCCCCCCATGACGTGACTCCGGACGGCGAGCGCGACAGGCTTCAGCAGGAGCGGGACTTCTACCGGAGCCTCCTCGAGTTGGGGGCCCGCGACTCCCTCGAACCTTTCCTCGAAGAAGCCCTCGCGCTCAGCGCGAGCATGTCCGGTGCGAAGCGCGGCTACATCGAGCTGCTGGAGGATCAACACCACGAGGGCCCCCCGCGCTTCTGGATGGCACACGGCTGCTATGACGAGGAAGTCGAGGAAATCCGCGCCACCTTCTCCCGCGGCGTCATCGCCGAGGCGCTCGCCACCGGGCAGACCATCGTCACCGAGTCCGCGCTGAGGGACCCGCGCTTCGGCTCGCGCAACAGCGTGCGGCGCAACCGCAGCGAGGCGGTGCTCTGCGCCCCCATCGGCGCCAGCCCCACCCTGGGCGTGGTGTACCTCCAGGACCGCCACCAGCCGGGCCCCTTCTCCGAGGAGGACCGCAAGCGGCTGGAGATCTTCGCCCGCTACCTGGCCACCTTCGCCGAGCGCCTGCTCACGCTGCACCGCCAGCGCGAGGCCGCCGATGCCACGCAGCCCTTCCGCGGCCGGCTCCGGGCCGAGGGCGTCATCGGCCGGAGCGCCTCGCTGGCGCGCGTGCTGGAGCAGGTGTCGCTCGTGGCGCCGCTGGATGTGAATGTGCTGCTCACGGGCCCCTCGGGCACGGGCAAGACGCAGCTGGCCCGCGTCATCCACGACAACAGCCCGCGCGCTTCGCACCCCTTCCTGGAGCTCAACTGCGCCGCGCTGCCGGAGACGCTCGTGGAGAGCGAGCTGTTCGGCGTGCTGCCCGGCGCGCACTCCACCGCCTCGCGCAAGGTGGAGGGCAAGGTGGCCGCCGCCGAAGGGGGCACGCTCTTCCTCGATGAAGTCGGGGACTTGCCGCTCACCTCCCAGGCCAAGCTCCTCCAGTTGCTCCAGTCCCGGGAGTACTTCCCGCTGGGCGGCACGCGGCCCCAGCGCGCCGATGTGCGCATTCTGGCCGCCACCAACGTGGACCTGCGCGCCGCCGTGGCCCGGAGGACCTTCCGCGAGGACTTGCTGTACCGGCTGGAGGTGCTGCCGGTGCGCCTGCCCTCGCTGGCCGAGCGGCCCGAGGACTTGCTGGAGCTGGCCGAGTACTTCTGCGCCTCGGCGTGCGAGCAGCACCACTTGCCCCGGCTGCGGCTGTCCCCGGGGGCGCTCCGGGCGGTGGAGGCCGCGGAGTGGCCCGGCAACGTGCGGGAGCTGGCGCACAAGGTCCAGGCCGCCGTCATCCGCGCCTCGGGCGAGGGGGTGGCCCGCATCGAGCGCCGGCACCTGTTCCCCGAAGCCAAGGCCGAGGGCACGCGAGGCCCCGAGCCGCTCACCTTCCAGGAGGCCACGCGCCGCTTCCAGGAGCAGTTGCTGCTCAAGACGCTGGAGGACACGGCGTGGAACATCACCGAGGCCGCGGGCAAGCTGGAGCTGTCGCGCTCACACATCTATAACCTGATCGCGGCCTTTGGCCTCGAGCGGAGAAAGCCCTGA
- the rsmG gene encoding 16S rRNA (guanine(527)-N(7))-methyltransferase RsmG, translating to MDNARFVDQLQRGSEALGLRLGEGVAPGLQRLMGELLKWNAKVNLTAITAPEEVLEKHFLDSLAVLPEVEGAASLLDLGAGAGFPGLPLKLARPALTVTLVDAVGKKVGFLKATIAALGLKDARGLHLRAEGQPEREGIPRAELLIARAFMDLPDWLALAPAYVQPGGRVVAMLGKAQPDSELAVRASERGLRVVSSRQYRLPFSGAERQVAVFSQA from the coding sequence GTGGATAACGCGCGGTTCGTGGATCAGCTTCAGCGGGGAAGCGAGGCGCTCGGGCTGCGCCTGGGCGAGGGCGTGGCACCGGGGCTCCAGCGGCTCATGGGCGAGCTGCTCAAGTGGAATGCGAAGGTGAACCTCACCGCCATCACCGCGCCCGAGGAGGTGCTGGAGAAGCACTTCCTGGACTCGCTGGCGGTGCTGCCCGAGGTGGAGGGCGCCGCCTCCTTATTAGACCTGGGCGCGGGGGCTGGCTTTCCGGGCCTTCCGCTCAAGCTGGCCCGGCCCGCGCTGACGGTGACGCTGGTGGACGCGGTGGGCAAGAAGGTGGGCTTTCTCAAGGCGACCATCGCGGCGCTGGGGCTCAAGGACGCGCGGGGGCTGCACCTGCGCGCGGAAGGGCAGCCCGAGCGTGAGGGCATTCCGCGCGCGGAGCTGCTGATCGCGCGGGCCTTCATGGACCTTCCGGACTGGCTCGCGCTGGCGCCCGCGTATGTGCAGCCGGGAGGGCGCGTGGTGGCGATGCTCGGCAAGGCCCAGCCGGATTCGGAGCTGGCGGTGCGGGCCTCGGAGCGGGGGCTGCGCGTGGTGTCCTCGCGCCAGTACCGCCTGCCATTTTCCGGCGCCGAGCGGCAGGTCGCGGTGTTCTCTCAGGCCTGA
- the bacM gene encoding bactofilin BacM, with protein MALLGGKKEETLSSTVSKPLFKREEDSVSMRPGDIHTLLGKGSEFEGKLSFEGQVRIDGKFNGQIFTKDSLIIGDGARVQAEIHAGTVIIHGTVEGNVKATQLIELKQPGRVKGNLETPSLSMDRGVIFEGTLKMENLSNSQKAPPPPPGGDRK; from the coding sequence GTGGCGCTCCTTGGCGGGAAAAAAGAAGAGACACTCAGCAGCACCGTCAGCAAACCATTGTTCAAGCGGGAGGAGGATTCCGTGTCGATGCGTCCAGGGGACATTCACACACTGCTCGGGAAGGGGAGCGAGTTCGAGGGCAAGCTCAGCTTCGAAGGGCAGGTGCGGATCGACGGCAAATTCAACGGGCAGATCTTCACCAAGGACTCGCTCATCATCGGAGATGGGGCGCGCGTCCAGGCGGAGATCCACGCGGGGACGGTCATCATCCACGGGACGGTCGAGGGCAACGTGAAGGCCACGCAGCTCATCGAGCTCAAGCAGCCGGGGCGCGTGAAGGGCAACCTCGAGACGCCCTCGCTCTCCATGGACCGGGGCGTCATCTTCGAGGGCACGCTGAAGATGGAGAACCTGTCCAACTCCCAGAAGGCGCCTCCGCCTCCTCCGGGCGGCGACAGGAAGTAG
- the egtD gene encoding L-histidine N(alpha)-methyltransferase yields the protein MNGMEAPQADGPCRSLVSVEVHLHPDEARLALHEEALRGLGLPPKELSPKWLYDERGSQLFEDITRLPEYYPTRREREILRAHAHDIARLSGADTLIELGSGTSEKTRLLLGALRHTGQLRRFVPFDVSEHFLRRAALTLARDYPGLSVHAVVGDFERHLEHLPRGGRRLVAFLGGTIGNFKPRARARFFQEVADSLLPGDGLLLGTDLLKDRSRLFAAYNDSAGVTAAFNRNVLHVLNRELGSDFDVNAFTHLAPFDEEQGWIEMRLISQRPQVVRLPAIRSAAHFEAGEVLRTEVSCKFRPPQVEAELFAAGLHLAAWWTDSARDFALSLSFKP from the coding sequence ATGAATGGGATGGAAGCGCCTCAAGCCGACGGGCCTTGTCGAAGCCTCGTCTCGGTGGAAGTGCACCTGCACCCGGACGAGGCTCGGCTCGCGCTGCATGAAGAGGCCCTCAGAGGGCTGGGCCTCCCCCCCAAGGAGCTGTCTCCCAAGTGGCTCTATGACGAGCGCGGCAGCCAGCTCTTCGAGGACATCACCCGGCTGCCCGAGTACTACCCCACCCGCCGCGAGCGGGAGATTCTCCGCGCGCACGCCCATGACATCGCCCGGCTCAGCGGCGCCGACACCCTCATCGAGCTCGGCAGCGGCACCAGCGAGAAGACCCGCCTGCTCCTGGGGGCCCTGCGCCACACTGGCCAGCTCCGCCGCTTCGTCCCCTTCGATGTGAGCGAGCACTTCCTGCGCCGCGCGGCCCTCACGCTCGCCCGCGACTACCCCGGCTTGAGCGTGCACGCCGTGGTGGGCGACTTCGAGCGCCACCTGGAGCACCTGCCCCGCGGCGGCAGGCGCCTTGTCGCCTTCCTCGGGGGAACCATTGGCAACTTCAAGCCCCGCGCACGCGCGCGCTTCTTCCAGGAGGTGGCCGACAGCCTCTTGCCCGGCGATGGGCTGCTGCTCGGCACGGATCTGCTCAAGGACCGCTCACGCCTGTTCGCCGCCTACAACGACAGCGCCGGCGTGACGGCCGCGTTCAACCGCAACGTGCTTCATGTGCTCAACCGCGAGTTGGGCTCCGACTTCGACGTGAACGCCTTCACGCACCTGGCGCCCTTCGACGAAGAGCAGGGCTGGATCGAAATGCGCCTCATCTCCCAGCGCCCGCAGGTGGTGCGGTTGCCCGCCATCCGGAGCGCCGCCCACTTCGAGGCGGGCGAGGTGCTTCGCACGGAGGTGAGCTGCAAGTTCCGCCCCCCGCAGGTGGAGGCGGAGCTGTTCGCGGCGGGGCTTCATCTGGCCGCGTGGTGGACGGACAGCGCGCGGGACTTCGCGCTCTCCTTGTCCTTCAAGCCCTGA
- a CDS encoding RCC1 domain-containing protein — protein MPKHRGRDSQETRRTRRLIPWIGFCLLAGCGLADSPSGPSAQAPAHVPQVRAPRSAAPSASHRPMPLHALGLGGMAALAACCVHAMAARASSNGWSFGAREEEPGTGDSSKHRTTPAQSVEQRGVRAVAAGYQYSLAVHADGTVWTCGSNSAGQLGNGTTAARAAPRRVPGLNQAVAVAAGGSHALALCADGTVWAWGNNGYGQLGNGSTTHRSTPVQVSGLRGVVAVAGGYMHSLALCADGTVWAWGFNDYGQLGDGTTVHGATPVQVPGLSQVVSVAAGGFHSLAVRADGTVWAWGNNGFGQLGESVSTQRTKPGLVEGLREVVSVAGGFYHSLAVRAGGALWSWGNNYSGQLGNGSFSSSARPGPVQGLGPVSSVAAGGMHSLAVQADGTVWAWGRNEEGQLGLGTTQERSTPARVPGLQGEVSVAGGFYHSLSVHSGGGLWAWGLNDFGQLGDSEAPRVPPPPPALEWAQGKTRVAFTSR, from the coding sequence ATGCCCAAACACCGTGGCAGGGATTCGCAGGAGACGCGCCGGACCCGAAGGCTCATCCCGTGGATCGGCTTCTGTCTGCTCGCGGGCTGCGGGCTGGCGGACTCGCCCTCGGGGCCGAGCGCCCAGGCCCCCGCCCATGTCCCGCAGGTGCGCGCGCCGAGGAGCGCCGCGCCCAGCGCCTCCCATCGCCCCATGCCCCTGCATGCCCTGGGGCTGGGGGGCATGGCGGCCCTGGCGGCCTGCTGTGTCCACGCGATGGCGGCGCGGGCCTCCAGCAATGGCTGGTCCTTCGGGGCCCGTGAGGAGGAGCCCGGCACAGGAGATTCGTCCAAGCACCGCACCACCCCAGCGCAGTCCGTGGAGCAGCGCGGGGTGAGGGCGGTGGCGGCGGGCTACCAGTACTCGCTGGCGGTGCACGCCGATGGCACCGTCTGGACGTGCGGCTCCAACAGCGCCGGGCAGTTGGGCAATGGCACCACGGCGGCCCGCGCCGCGCCCCGGCGTGTGCCCGGGCTGAACCAGGCCGTGGCCGTGGCGGCTGGGGGCTCGCATGCGCTGGCGCTGTGCGCCGATGGCACCGTGTGGGCCTGGGGCAACAACGGCTATGGCCAACTGGGCAACGGGAGCACCACCCACCGCTCCACGCCGGTGCAGGTGTCCGGGCTCCGGGGCGTGGTGGCCGTGGCCGGGGGCTACATGCACTCGCTGGCGCTGTGCGCCGATGGCACCGTGTGGGCCTGGGGCTTCAATGACTATGGCCAGCTCGGAGACGGCACCACCGTGCACGGCGCCACGCCCGTCCAGGTTCCTGGACTGAGCCAGGTGGTGTCCGTGGCGGCCGGAGGCTTCCACTCGCTGGCGGTGCGCGCCGATGGCACCGTGTGGGCCTGGGGCAACAACGGCTTCGGCCAGCTCGGCGAGAGCGTCTCCACCCAGCGCACGAAGCCCGGCCTCGTGGAGGGGCTGCGCGAGGTGGTGTCCGTGGCGGGAGGCTTCTACCACTCGCTGGCGGTGCGGGCTGGGGGCGCGCTCTGGTCCTGGGGCAACAACTACAGCGGCCAGTTGGGCAACGGCTCTTTCTCCTCGAGCGCCCGTCCCGGGCCCGTGCAGGGGTTGGGCCCGGTGTCGTCCGTGGCGGCCGGGGGCATGCACTCGCTGGCGGTGCAGGCCGATGGCACCGTGTGGGCCTGGGGCCGCAACGAGGAAGGCCAGTTGGGACTGGGGACGACGCAGGAGCGCTCCACGCCGGCACGGGTGCCCGGGCTCCAGGGCGAGGTGTCCGTGGCGGGAGGCTTCTACCACTCGCTGTCGGTGCACTCCGGCGGAGGCCTCTGGGCCTGGGGACTCAACGACTTCGGCCAATTGGGGGACAGCGAGGCACCGCGGGTGCCCCCGCCTCCGCCTGCGCTCGAGTGGGCTCAGGGAAAGACGCGCGTCGCCTTCACGTCGAGGTAG
- a CDS encoding bifunctional serine/threonine-protein kinase/formylglycine-generating enzyme family protein produces MPRPLPKPGWSPPETMGEYRLLRLLGRGGMGQVYLAEDTLLERTVALKLIASVRPDEAARKRFHAEARAIARLSHPNVVTVHRVGEVDGRPYLVTEFIRGQTLGELARPLSPELVLNIALGLARGLAAAHRQGVLHRDIKPANAMLTEAGEVKLLDFGLAKLLEGPRMAPLETPPRASVPGPALRELSDAEDLMGTPLYMAPEALRGEPSTRRSDLYSLGAVLYELCAGLAPRQTLDEQMPFEEWASAAPTPLTGLVKDVDPRLADLVMRCLHTEPERRFASADELCAALGELKLEREQPPEGEVPEGNPYRGLRPFEAEHRAFFFGRSMEVEAVLERLRAEPLVLVTGDSGVGKSSLCRAGVLPRVAEGALGPGRQYRTLSLIPGAHPLAALASATESLLEKGEALPSELLRTDPRAFVRELLRTQGRQAGTLLFVDQLEELFTIGAPEEAAPFAEGVVRLADLPGVRVLLTVRGDFFTRLASLPGLGEQVARALYLLRPLSAEAARGAIVGPAQSKGVHFESEALVGTLCESAVSSAGGLPLLQFAMAELWEARDEVRRCIPASALEALGGVDGALSRHADRVLAGLPPEQRRAARALLPRLVSPEGTGARRSGAELDAGEPATQGALDALVKGRLVVARETDGETTYEVAHEALLRGWGTLRSWLATEGEKRPVRERLEAAAAEWARLERTREALWSERLLLETQGVDRDALSPRGTEFLDASHSATRRRRWRQRALLMAVPLALVLALGGVRLQAQWTRARKVAWYETQATGLADRGLARKQAAEALRLQAQTLFEQVGGGTVEETAARREAAERTWEEALTALHEADEALDEAGQSLEAALVVDLSNERVRGRIVDVLIDRLELAEAFHQQDRRRELSRRINAYGSDGLRQERLQAPPELSLTSTPSGAEVVLEQYQEDAKGYRTLSGEKRLGRTPLSKLALEEGPGSYRLTFHAPGRVRVHAPVLLARGEHLPLHVPLPSEGSVPEGFVYVPPGRFLVGSADPEDMRRGLLNAPPLHESQTGGFLVARTEVTFGQWLEFLRDAPPGGQAQGRRPYSDVRQWGVELTQAAPGRWRLAFQLNKRPLAANEGEPLLFPGRTVRREQDWSRLPVSGISFEDARAYLEWLNRTGRVPGARFCHEREWERAARGADGRAFPHGNRLEAEDANFDQTYGRKTDAFGPDEVGSHPASASPFGLLDMTGNVYEFTLSMGARDEIAIRGGSWYFDRVSVLVANRTFVEPRTRDIGTGMRVCADAPALAP; encoded by the coding sequence ATGCCGCGGCCACTGCCAAAACCGGGGTGGAGCCCTCCGGAGACGATGGGAGAGTACCGGCTGCTGCGGCTGCTGGGCCGCGGCGGCATGGGGCAGGTGTACCTGGCCGAGGACACGCTGCTGGAGCGCACCGTGGCGCTCAAGCTCATCGCCTCGGTGCGGCCGGACGAGGCCGCGCGCAAGCGCTTCCACGCCGAGGCCCGGGCCATCGCGCGCCTGTCCCACCCCAACGTCGTCACCGTGCACCGGGTGGGGGAGGTGGATGGGCGCCCGTACCTCGTCACCGAGTTCATCCGCGGCCAGACGCTGGGTGAGCTGGCCCGGCCGCTTTCTCCGGAGCTGGTGCTGAACATCGCCCTGGGGCTGGCGCGCGGCCTGGCGGCGGCGCACCGACAGGGCGTGCTCCACCGCGACATCAAACCGGCCAACGCCATGCTCACCGAGGCCGGCGAGGTGAAGCTGCTCGACTTCGGGCTGGCCAAGCTCCTGGAGGGCCCGCGCATGGCGCCCCTGGAGACGCCCCCTCGCGCCTCGGTGCCGGGGCCCGCCCTGCGCGAGCTGAGCGACGCGGAGGACCTGATGGGCACGCCGCTCTACATGGCCCCCGAGGCCCTGCGCGGCGAGCCCTCCACGCGCCGGAGCGATCTCTACTCGCTGGGCGCGGTGCTGTACGAGCTGTGCGCGGGCCTCGCGCCGCGGCAGACGCTGGACGAGCAGATGCCCTTCGAGGAATGGGCCTCGGCCGCGCCCACGCCGCTGACCGGGCTGGTGAAGGACGTGGATCCGCGGCTGGCGGATCTGGTGATGCGCTGCCTGCACACCGAGCCGGAGCGGCGCTTCGCCTCCGCGGACGAGCTGTGCGCGGCGCTGGGCGAGCTCAAGCTGGAGCGGGAGCAGCCTCCCGAGGGCGAGGTGCCCGAGGGCAACCCATACCGGGGCTTAAGGCCCTTCGAGGCCGAGCACCGGGCGTTCTTCTTCGGCCGGAGCATGGAGGTGGAGGCGGTGCTGGAGCGGCTGCGCGCCGAGCCGCTCGTGCTGGTGACGGGGGACTCCGGGGTGGGCAAGTCCTCGCTGTGCCGAGCCGGGGTGTTGCCGCGCGTGGCCGAAGGGGCGCTCGGGCCGGGGCGCCAGTACCGCACGCTGAGCCTCATTCCGGGCGCGCACCCGCTGGCGGCGCTGGCCTCGGCGACCGAGTCCCTGCTGGAGAAGGGCGAGGCGCTGCCCAGCGAGCTGCTGCGCACGGATCCGCGGGCCTTCGTGCGGGAGCTCTTGCGCACGCAGGGGCGCCAGGCGGGGACGCTGCTCTTCGTGGATCAGCTCGAGGAGCTGTTCACCATCGGCGCCCCGGAGGAGGCGGCGCCGTTCGCCGAAGGGGTGGTGCGGCTCGCGGACCTGCCCGGGGTGAGGGTGCTGCTGACGGTGCGCGGCGACTTCTTCACACGCCTGGCCTCGCTGCCGGGGTTGGGGGAGCAGGTGGCGCGCGCCCTGTACCTGCTCCGGCCACTGTCGGCCGAGGCGGCGCGGGGCGCCATCGTGGGCCCGGCGCAGAGCAAGGGCGTCCACTTCGAGTCCGAGGCGCTGGTGGGCACGCTGTGCGAGTCCGCGGTGAGCTCCGCCGGCGGGCTGCCGCTGCTCCAGTTCGCCATGGCGGAGTTGTGGGAGGCGCGCGACGAGGTGCGCCGGTGCATTCCAGCCTCGGCGCTCGAGGCGCTGGGGGGCGTGGACGGGGCGCTCTCGCGGCATGCGGACCGGGTGCTCGCGGGGCTGCCGCCCGAGCAGCGGCGGGCGGCGCGGGCGCTGCTGCCCCGGCTGGTGAGCCCCGAGGGCACGGGGGCGCGCCGCAGCGGGGCGGAGCTGGACGCGGGGGAGCCCGCGACGCAAGGGGCGCTGGATGCGCTGGTGAAGGGGCGGCTGGTGGTGGCGCGGGAGACGGACGGGGAGACCACGTACGAAGTGGCGCACGAGGCGCTCCTGCGCGGGTGGGGCACGCTGCGCAGTTGGCTGGCGACGGAAGGGGAGAAGCGCCCGGTGCGCGAGCGGCTGGAGGCGGCGGCGGCCGAGTGGGCCCGGCTGGAGCGCACGCGCGAGGCGCTGTGGAGCGAGCGGCTGCTCCTGGAGACACAAGGGGTGGACCGGGACGCGCTGTCGCCTCGGGGCACGGAGTTCCTCGACGCCTCGCACTCGGCGACGCGGCGGCGGCGGTGGCGCCAGCGCGCGCTGCTCATGGCGGTGCCGCTGGCGTTGGTGCTCGCGCTGGGCGGGGTGAGGCTCCAGGCGCAGTGGACGCGGGCGCGGAAGGTGGCTTGGTACGAGACCCAGGCCACGGGGCTCGCGGACCGGGGGCTCGCGCGCAAGCAGGCGGCGGAGGCGCTGCGGCTCCAGGCGCAGACGCTCTTCGAACAGGTGGGCGGCGGCACGGTGGAGGAGACGGCGGCGCGCCGGGAGGCGGCGGAGCGCACGTGGGAGGAGGCGCTCACGGCGCTGCACGAGGCGGACGAGGCCCTCGACGAGGCGGGCCAGTCGTTGGAGGCGGCGCTCGTGGTGGACCTGTCGAACGAGCGCGTGCGGGGCCGCATCGTGGATGTGCTCATCGATCGGCTGGAGCTGGCGGAGGCCTTCCACCAGCAGGACCGGCGCCGGGAGCTGTCGCGCCGAATCAACGCCTACGGCAGCGACGGGCTGCGCCAGGAGCGACTCCAGGCCCCGCCCGAGCTGTCCCTCACCTCCACGCCCTCGGGGGCCGAGGTGGTGTTGGAGCAGTACCAGGAGGACGCGAAGGGGTACCGGACGCTCTCGGGCGAGAAGCGCCTGGGCCGCACGCCGCTCTCGAAGCTGGCGCTGGAGGAGGGACCGGGCTCCTACCGGTTGACGTTCCACGCGCCCGGCCGGGTGCGGGTGCACGCCCCGGTGCTGCTGGCGCGCGGCGAGCACCTGCCGCTCCACGTCCCACTGCCTTCGGAGGGCTCGGTGCCGGAGGGCTTCGTCTACGTGCCGCCAGGCCGGTTCCTGGTGGGCAGCGCGGATCCCGAGGACATGCGCCGGGGCCTGTTGAACGCGCCGCCGCTGCACGAGAGCCAGACGGGGGGCTTCCTGGTGGCGCGCACGGAAGTCACCTTTGGCCAGTGGCTGGAGTTCCTCCGAGACGCGCCCCCGGGCGGACAGGCGCAGGGGCGGCGGCCTTACTCGGACGTGCGCCAGTGGGGCGTGGAGCTGACGCAGGCGGCCCCAGGGCGGTGGCGCCTCGCCTTCCAGCTCAACAAGCGGCCCCTGGCGGCCAACGAGGGCGAGCCGCTGCTGTTCCCCGGCCGCACGGTGCGGCGGGAGCAGGACTGGTCGCGGCTGCCGGTGTCGGGCATCTCCTTCGAGGATGCGCGGGCCTACCTGGAGTGGCTGAACCGCACGGGCCGGGTGCCCGGCGCGCGCTTCTGCCACGAGCGGGAGTGGGAGCGGGCGGCGCGGGGGGCGGATGGGCGCGCCTTCCCGCACGGCAACCGGCTCGAGGCGGAGGATGCGAACTTCGACCAGACGTACGGGCGGAAGACGGATGCCTTTGGCCCGGACGAGGTGGGCTCCCACCCGGCCTCGGCGAGCCCCTTCGGGCTCTTGGACATGACGGGCAACGTGTACGAGTTCACGCTGTCGATGGGGGCACGGGACGAGATCGCCATCCGGGGAGGCTCCTGGTACTTCGACCGGGTGTCGGTGCTGGTGGCGAACCGGACCTTCGTGGAGCCGCGGACGCGGGACATCGGCACGGGGATGCGCGTGTGCGCGGACGCCCCGGCCCTGGCGCCCTGA